The genomic segment GAATCTCGGGCaacctaagaagaagaagaagaagatgtacCTGTAACTAAACCAGAAATGAAGAAACCCTAGGGACCGAGTTGAATCGGTCTTCAAGCTCGGACGAAGAAAGCGGTATCTCTTTCGAAACGAgctcctttcctttcctttctttaatgaaaagaagaaaaaagggaacGAAATGAGAAGGAAGATGTTTTGAAAAGGGAATATATTGaattgagaagaaaaaaaaaggctcggaattctaattctattacaaaagagtgaaggagagaggtctggtgggagaaagagatccgagagagaggagagagaatgatgaggaaaaaggagaaggaaTTGAAGGAAAAGAATTGGGTCTCATGGTCTCACAAATTTTCAGGtctcacaaatgaaaaaaaaatgctaagtggcgggatggtgtaattattaccgcccttttttcatAAAGTGGCCCCAACATAGTACTctatcataatacttttttattagtattatattcatgtgttatggaaatgggtatttggtgtagtgtcggtcccggacctagtgccggctagtcaatatgcaaataacgactcggcagtcagaccatgatgacagggtaaaagcttctccaagatctaccaatagaacataaccaatcacaaacaatcaacatataagaTCCATTCTcatgcaccggctgctaataagcatgcctccaaTCTCACTACACAATAGCTATAAAAcaggcattcatccatgcacaatatacaattaatcatccaaatattcatttacatacacgacgatgctaataaacatgcctctatattctcacacaacagtcaagggccaggccttatcagtatctcatgcttcctattaatccagtAAATAACAGCATTCACATTCATTtcaagcatataagcatataaacacatattcacattaccaaaccctgatttgaacttgtctctagcagcgaatgtacatgtccagcctgtcttcaggaacccttaaacctaggatgctctgataccaagttgtaacgccctggatagccaagaccgctacattgtgtacttataaaggtgcaagacttgctaatcaagtcaatagtttaaaaatgtgtcactaaacatgtatgagctagggttaaaaaggttttggtcacaaaagtttcattttatataattaaactgttatttagatgggatcccaaaagaaacagagttaaaagttggtttacagacttccaaaggTACATAAACAactattagccatattaaggaaaaatagacaatctttgggtctcgcgtccctgcctaaacctcaaccatgGCGACTGAGCAGCTgtccatgtacattccgctcgcagagctctccaatcaaggatgatcaagctttcccttgcctttacctgcaccacgtagcacccgtgagccaaggcccagcaagaaaacatgtgcaacacaaacagtaataacagatagCAAACTCACAAAGCATGAACACTCATCAAgtaatccacattaaccattcagcatatattcagaatcatggatgcaatcaaacacttataacattcatatcacataataatcagggtcgacaacttaggccgcaccctctgtttatcccactgacaccggcccgcttaaaccgagctcagtgcatattaagttgtccttggctaccactagccaagccgcgccctgtgcgctagtgtaacccttggcacccttaggccgttggttcaccaaTTATCTTGCATGGCATAaaaccatcttttcaagcataaaTAATAGGGAGCTCTTACTCCCGTTACAGATATTcaaccaagtgcagttttcttacctttaatctttacggTTTCGGATTACGGGCGACGCTCCTCAGGCACGATCCGTTCccaagcctaagcttttatcacctagtcacaaccaaggtaaaggataccattaacaaacttaaatgagcttctagataAATTTTTAAtccccggaacattgaatttcaccaaacatggtaaaagattcaatcccgagcaccatTGGTTAAATTCCCAAACCTAGAagctcaaaatcccaaaatcccttaagggccgcggcattagccatccatgccacggcatggccccaatcAGAGACCACCCAATGCCtaaaaacaggtaagggtcgtggccctacttagaccatgccgcggcccgccctccttcctcagcatccatcagcttcgaagggccgcagCTCACCAAGAGCTATGCCGCggtccgaccccttcgaaccaagaaaaacaaccatttttaactcccaaacctcatgaaaaatcactcaaaaccatcccaaatccacaactcaattatccaaaaacttcctacaagattccagcaacacaacccagcagaatcctaggctagaaacccatcaaaaccctatttcaatttctgaaactttctaacccaagagctcaaaacccagccatgccAAACTTGAATTTAAGCCTTTATATCATGAATTATAACTTACCTCTTCAGCTAAACTCCTTTTCTAAGCAGAATCCAtgttaattcccaagctttccagcTCAAATTCTACCCTAAACATCAATGGTATAaacacctcaatacccagctgaaaactcAGAATTTTTAAACCAAAGAGAGAGAAATCTCTGCTTACCTTAGTGTTGATTCAATTCCTTGGATGATTCTTGAACTAAGCCTCAAAATCCAGCCTCATTCCCAGCAATTCCCAGCTCAAAAGTCCCAGAAATTccctgtttttcccttccttgagctttccttgagagagaggaaAGAAGAGCTGAGAAGAAAGTCTAAGTTAGTTTATTTCTTCTGTCTACAACTTTCTATTTTTAGTAAGTTATCCTTATCACTTAGGCcaacctaaggctcggggtgccagaaacgtccccaagggtaaaacagtaaaattccccaatattcccgcctagacttcctaacctcaaatatttctccatatatttattttcataacccgatagtctaaataaatacccgatacctaaaatacccatgACTTATCCAAattcaactattaagccccgttgtgacttttcccgctatctagctccctaggatcgcctcaggtcGCACGATGctgatttatccacataataatgtggttctcacatttataacatttaatcacaattcAACATTCATATAATCTAACAGGCATtcttaacatataatcatgtttaaatcaataaattcacacataaaccaattatgctctcgcgacacactaatcaaggcccttaagccatatttgtgattttgggtcattacacaagccaagctaGAAGTGATAAATGGCCCAAGCCTAACAATTACCACTGTCTTGGTGGAAATAGTGGCAGAAACATTCCACCTTGTCCAATGCACAAAATGCCATTCTGGTGAGTGTACAGCTGGAGTTTGCTACAAATGTGGGAAGGAAGGACACATGAAGCACAAATGTCTGACATGGGAACAATCTAGCAATAAGGAGGGATAGAAGAAGAATGACAATTACGTCTAGCCAGAGTCTTCGCCATCACCCAAGTTGAAGCTAAGGCAAGCCCTTTTGTCGTAACAGGTCAGATCCCTGTGGCTAATACCACATGTAAAGTTGTATTTGATTCTGGTGCATCACTCTTTTATTAATAGTAGAATTGTAAATTTTTTAAATGCACCTAGTGATTCATTTAATGTTGCGTTTGGGACTTTGTTACCCTCTGGGGAAATTGTAATATCTAAAAATTGGGTTAAAGTTGTACCTGTATATATAGATGGGAGGGAATTGTGTGTAGATCTGATGTATTAGATTTATCTTATTTTGACGTAATTCTGGGGATAGATTTTCTTTCCAAATACGGAGCATCTATCGACTGCAAGTGCAAGAAAGTGGTCTTTACACAGGAAGGTAGAGATCTGTTTGAGTTTGAAGGCATAAGCAAGTAACCCAGAACTCATATCATATCAGCAATGAAATCCAGAGAAATGTTGCAACATGAATGTTTGAGGTGTCTCGTGAATATGGTCAATGAAGACGAAGAGACACAAAGGAGACGTGAAGAGACAAGAGTTATGGTTGAGTTCCTCAATGTCTTTCTAGAAGAACTGTCAGGGCTACCTTCGCACAGGGAGATAGAATTTTTAATCTATCTGATGCCTGGGACAATGCCAGTATCTCGAgtaccatacagaatggcactaGTAGAACTGAAAGAGATAAAAAATCCATTGGATGAATTACTAAgctggggttcatcagaccgagctaTTCTCCTGGGGCGCACGAGTTCTTTCTGTCAAGAAGAAAGACAAGTCTATGAGGATGTGTATTCATTATCGGATGCTGAATAACGTCATAATAAAGAACTTATATCCTTTGTCGAGAATCGATGATTTGTTCGACTAGCTTCAGGGGACCAAGATGTTTTGAAAAATTGATCTTCGGTCAGGATACCATAAGCTGAGGATCAAGAATgatgatataccaaagacagccttcAAAACCAGGTACAGGCATTgcgagtttctggtcatgtcatttggactcACAAATGCCCATGTAGCTTTTATAGAACTCGTGAAGAGGATTTTCATGGAGTACTTGgaacaatttttcatatttttcataGATGATATATTATTCTACTCCAATACTGAAAAAGAACATGAGGAGAATTTACGTCTGACCTTGCAACAATTGAGAGAGCACCGCTGTATGCCAAATACAAGAAGCATGAGTTCTAGTTACCATAGGTTGgttttctgggtcatattgtcactGATGGAGGAGTGAAAGTAGATCCTGCAAAGATTGTTGTGAAAGAATGGCCAtgaccaaagaatgcctcagaagtcaGAAGTTTTATGGgtttggcaggctattacaggagGTTTGTcgaagggttttcgaagatagccacaccgatgacagaattgacaagaaagaatctaatGTTCACCTGGTCAGATAAATGCGAGCAGAGCTTCTAGAAATTGAAGAGTCGGCTTATATCTGCTCTTGTACTCAGCTTACCTTCAAAGGACGGgcagtttgtggtttactgtgatgctttaAAACAGGGGTTGGAATGTGTACTGATGTAGTCTGGTGATAGCATATGTATCTAGGCAACTGAAAGATTATGAACAGAGGTATCTGACACACAACCTGGAATTAGATGCGGTTGTCTTTacactgaagatttggcgtcaCTATCTCTACAGGGTGAAATGTGAAATTTGCACTGATCACAAGAGCCTCAAATACTTTTTCACCCAGAAGGAGTTAAATATGAGGCAGAAGAGGTGGTTTGAGTTAGTCAAGCATTATGACTGCAGCATACTATACCACCCCGGTAAATCTAATGTTGTGGTAGATGAACTTAGTCGTAGAGGGTCGATAATGGTTTCTTCTGTACAAGGATTATCAAGGAAGATCTTGGAAGACATGGAACGAGCTGGTATAGAACTAATCACAGAACAGCTTGCAAAGGCTACACTTCAGTCCTCCTTGTTAGAAAGGATAAGGGAATGGCAGAATGTAGACAAGAAGTTGAGTGACCTAAAGTAAGAGATGCAGAATGGGAATGCCAAGAATGGGAATGTTAGATACCAGATTGATCAGATTGAAGGGGCATATTTGTGTGCTAGACAGTGATTAGCTAAGGAAAGAGATTCTGGCAGAAGATCATACTACCCCATATTTCGTTCACCCCAGGACCACTATGATGTACCATGACCTTAAGGTATTGTATtagtggccaggaatgaagaaggatgtagtggaatatgtgctAAAAtccttaacctgtcagcaggttaaggcttaACATCAAACACCAGCGGGGTTACTCCAACCGTTAAATATTCCTGAGTTGAAGTAGGAGGATATATCTATGGATTTTTTGAtggggttacctaggaccacaaaatATCACAATGCAATTTGGGTAATcttggataggtataccaagtcggcTTACTTCCTACCAATGCGAATGACTTATTATATGGATCAGTTCACTGAGTTGTACATGAATGAGATAGTACAGCTACATGGGACACCGTACTCTATTGTTTGTGATTGGGATGCTTGCTTTACATTATCATTATGGGAGAGTTTGCAGAGAGCAATGAGAACTCGGTTGAAGTTCAATACAACTTATCACGAAGAAACGGATGGTCAGACTGAGAGAACAAATCAGATCTtagaagatatgctcagagcatgtgtcaTTGACTTTCAGGGATCCCGAAGTAGATACTTGCCACTGAGTTTTTGTACAACAACAACTACTAATCTACCATCTGGGTAACACTaaatgaaatgttgtatggaagaaaaTGTAGGTCCCCACTTCACTGGGATGAatggggagagagaaaactacttgGGTCAGATGCAATGCAACACACCAATGAGGCTATTTAGAAAATTAGGGCTAGAATGGTCACaactcagagcagacagaagtcTTATGCAGACCTAAAGTGCACTCATGTTGAGTTTGATGTTGGTAATCATGTATTTCTGCATGTGACTCCAAGGGAAGGAATCTCGGTGAAGAGGTTTGCCAAGAAGGGAAAGCTAAGTCCCAGATATGTTGGACCGtttgagattttggatagagTGGGCAAAGTGGCTTACAGGGTagctttaccgccatcattatCCAAGGTGCATAACATATTTCATGTGTCACAACTTCGAAAGTATGTGTTCGACCCATCGCATGTACCGAGCTATGAGACCTTGGGTTTGCAGGAGGATTTGTCATTCGATTAGCGTCCAATGAAAATACTCGAACGAAAGGACAAAGTCCTAAGGAATAAGAACATTTCCTTGGTGAAGTTATTGTGAATGAACAATGTTGTTGAGGGGGCAACCTGGGAGTTAGAGTCTGATATGCAGCagtagtatcccgagttatttgaGTAAAATTTCGGAAATAAATTTCTTTTCAGGGAGGATAATTGTAATATCCGTTTTTCCGAGAGGGTAATTTTGTAATTTCGCCACTGAGGGaatttttgttgttttgcatATTTTTAAAATTGGAGATGTATGAAGTTCTGATGTCAATAAAATTTCCAAGTTCTTT from the Humulus lupulus chromosome X, drHumLupu1.1, whole genome shotgun sequence genome contains:
- the LOC133806374 gene encoding uncharacterized protein LOC133806374 — translated: MVTTQSRQKSYADLKCTHVEFDVGNHVFLHVTPREGISVKRFAKKGKLSPRYVGPFEILDRVGKVAYRVALPPSLSKVHNIFHVSQLRKYVFDPSHVPSYETLGLQEDLSFD